A window of Arcobacter sp. CECT 8986 contains these coding sequences:
- a CDS encoding amino acid ABC transporter permease — MSKKQSFAQNKTIGHFIALAFYIAVGYFLYVAATNMNYEWKWTSIPKYFVYKDTQSVTAPVGGVLQKENGKYYIQNDDGKTFLNIDDSYKLEYKLGSDIYEFDFIASKTVTKAGPVLWGLWTTLKISFFAAILTYLIGIITALMKLSSYVFLKDIATVYITIVRGTPLLVQIFLFYFIVANIFELDRFVAGVLSLGIFFGAYMAEILRGAIQSIDKGQLEAANSLGISHFQAMRYIIFPQALKRALPTLVGEMIALIKDSSLVSVISITDLTKVGREIVANTFSPFETWIVVALVYLSITSILSYLGHNLEKKYSKKGGVA, encoded by the coding sequence ATGAGTAAAAAACAATCATTTGCACAAAATAAAACAATAGGGCATTTTATTGCTCTTGCGTTTTATATTGCAGTAGGATATTTTTTATATGTAGCTGCTACAAATATGAACTATGAATGGAAATGGACATCAATTCCTAAATATTTTGTATATAAAGATACACAAAGTGTAACTGCACCTGTTGGTGGAGTATTACAAAAAGAAAATGGTAAATACTATATTCAAAACGATGATGGTAAAACATTTTTAAATATTGATGATTCATATAAGCTTGAGTATAAATTAGGTTCTGATATTTATGAGTTTGATTTTATTGCATCAAAAACTGTTACTAAAGCTGGTCCTGTTTTATGGGGGCTTTGGACAACATTAAAAATCTCTTTTTTTGCAGCAATTCTTACTTATTTGATAGGTATAATAACTGCATTAATGAAACTTTCATCTTATGTATTTTTAAAAGATATAGCGACGGTTTATATTACTATTGTAAGAGGAACACCTTTACTTGTACAAATTTTCTTATTCTATTTTATTGTGGCAAATATTTTTGAATTAGATAGGTTTGTAGCTGGGGTATTATCTCTTGGTATATTCTTTGGTGCATATATGGCTGAGATATTAAGAGGAGCAATTCAATCAATTGATAAAGGTCAGTTAGAAGCTGCAAATTCTTTGGGTATTTCTCATTTTCAAGCAATGAGATATATTATATTTCCTCAAGCTTTAAAAAGAGCATTACCTACTTTAGTTGGTGAGATGATTGCATTAATAAAAGATTCATCTTTAGTTTCTGTTATCTCAATCACAGACTTAACAAAAGTTGGTAGAGAAATTGTTGCAAATACATTCTCTCCTTTTGAAACTTGGATAGTTGTAGCACTTGTATATCTATCAATAACATCAATTTTGAGTTATTTAGGTCATAATTTAGAGAAAAAATATAGTAAAAAAGGTGGAGTTGCATAG
- a CDS encoding MarC family protein — protein MSTFLQEAITFFAIMDPIGISAVALSILSTNITKSEINKVASKTTITIVIAFFVVIIAGEFVLKVFGLDINSLKVMGGLVLLLMALSMISGNTKFKADGDDKQNEELAVIPIAIPIVFGTGLFSTIIIFKHEAKTFLDLFSISLAYCLNAVIFYLIFKNSIHIKKLLGVTGQNIITKLMGLIVGALAIQFVVSGIISLAKVYI, from the coding sequence ATGTCAACTTTTTTGCAAGAAGCAATCACCTTCTTTGCAATTATGGACCCTATTGGAATTAGTGCAGTAGCTTTATCAATACTTAGTACAAATATCACGAAAAGTGAAATAAATAAAGTAGCTTCAAAAACTACAATAACAATTGTTATTGCTTTTTTTGTAGTTATAATTGCAGGTGAATTTGTACTAAAAGTATTTGGATTAGATATTAATTCATTGAAAGTTATGGGTGGTTTAGTACTGTTACTTATGGCTTTATCTATGATTAGTGGTAATACGAAATTTAAAGCTGATGGTGATGATAAACAAAATGAAGAATTAGCAGTTATTCCTATTGCAATTCCTATTGTATTTGGAACAGGACTTTTTTCTACTATTATAATTTTTAAACATGAAGCAAAGACTTTTTTAGATCTTTTTTCTATCTCTTTAGCTTATTGTTTAAATGCTGTTATATTTTATTTAATATTTAAAAACTCTATTCATATAAAAAAACTTTTAGGAGTTACAGGACAAAATATAATTACTAAGCTTATGGGGTTAATTGTAGGTGCGTTAGCAATACAATTTGTCGTATCTGGTATTATAAGTCTTGCTAAGGTTTATATTTGA
- a CDS encoding LysE/ArgO family amino acid transporter: MIDVFVHGFIVGISLIVAIGSQNAYILKLGLLKQHIFKAVMFCIFTDILLISCGVLGLGFFIKDNQLLINSIAIFGIVFLCFYAFLSFKSALKNESLKIDNEVKTNPVKKVFAMLFMFTFLNPHVYLDTVLLIGGIGANVKENLKIFFILGTASASAVWFLSLGYLSRLLIPLFKKPITWKILDILIGILMLYIAYSLVDLLKI, from the coding sequence TTGATAGATGTATTTGTTCATGGATTTATTGTAGGAATTAGTTTAATTGTTGCAATAGGTTCACAAAATGCATATATTCTAAAACTTGGCCTTTTAAAACAACATATTTTCAAAGCTGTAATGTTTTGTATTTTTACAGATATTCTTTTGATTTCATGTGGTGTTTTAGGCCTAGGTTTCTTTATAAAAGACAATCAACTTCTAATAAATTCAATTGCAATATTTGGTATAGTTTTTCTTTGTTTTTATGCTTTTTTATCTTTTAAAAGTGCACTAAAAAATGAGAGTTTAAAAATAGATAATGAAGTAAAAACTAATCCAGTAAAAAAAGTATTTGCAATGCTTTTTATGTTTACATTTTTAAATCCTCATGTTTATTTAGATACAGTGTTATTAATTGGTGGGATTGGTGCAAACGTAAAAGAGAATTTGAAAATATTTTTTATATTAGGAACTGCTAGCGCTTCAGCTGTTTGGTTTTTGTCTTTGGGATATCTTTCAAGACTTTTAATTCCTCTATTTAAAAAGCCAATAACTTGGAAAATATTAGATATATTAATTGGAATTTTAATGCTTTACATTGCATACTCACTTGTAGATTTACTAAAAATATAG
- a CDS encoding NUDIX domain-containing protein, translating into MDYIENIGCFEVVLDPYEGITISRQSVPSNNVEFEQNLINLITVSKNKNRRLIWMTIDIDKSHLIPTAVKHNFEFHTCEKDYVFMVKRLVDDAIIPTAANHTLGVGVVVINEANEILVIKERVSRIGYKLPGGHIDNGELISNAVVRETYEETGVDVEFGSIVSIGHFYPHQFDQSNLYVLCSAKPLSYEINIKDIDEIEDAKWIDVFEFLEDENVFEYNKKIIQAALSKNGFFTQKLEAFKNLDKDYELFFPKQQNI; encoded by the coding sequence ATGGATTATATAGAAAATATAGGTTGTTTTGAAGTTGTTTTAGATCCATATGAAGGGATTACTATATCAAGACAAAGTGTTCCTTCTAATAATGTAGAGTTTGAACAAAATCTTATAAATCTTATAACAGTTTCAAAAAATAAAAATAGAAGACTTATTTGGATGACAATTGACATTGATAAATCTCATCTAATTCCAACTGCTGTAAAACATAATTTTGAGTTTCATACTTGTGAAAAAGATTATGTATTTATGGTAAAAAGATTAGTTGATGATGCAATTATTCCAACTGCTGCTAATCATACATTGGGTGTGGGTGTTGTAGTTATAAATGAAGCAAATGAGATTTTAGTGATTAAAGAGAGAGTTTCAAGAATAGGGTATAAACTTCCTGGTGGACATATTGATAATGGTGAGTTGATTTCAAATGCAGTTGTAAGAGAGACTTATGAAGAGACAGGAGTTGATGTTGAGTTTGGTTCTATTGTAAGTATAGGACATTTTTATCCACATCAATTTGACCAATCAAATTTATATGTATTATGCAGTGCAAAGCCTTTAAGTTATGAAATAAATATAAAAGATATTGATGAGATAGAAGATGCAAAATGGATAGATGTATTTGAGTTTTTGGAAGATGAAAATGTATTTGAATATAATAAAAAAATAATACAAGCAGCATTAAGTAAAAATGGCTTTTTTACACAAAAGTTAGAAGCATTTAAAAATCTTGATAAAGATTATGAACTATTTTTTCCTAAACAACAAAATATCTAA
- a CDS encoding acyl-CoA thioesterase, which produces MEYGTQRLVMYPHLNAAGILFGGQALAWIDEEVIIFSANKLGTTRLALVKMSEVRFQNPANIGDILVIGTELVKIGRTSITVKCELKNKTTNKVIVTVDEVVMVNLDYNKQPTPHGLPEPD; this is translated from the coding sequence ATGGAATATGGAACGCAAAGATTAGTTATGTATCCACATTTAAATGCAGCAGGAATACTATTTGGAGGACAAGCTTTAGCTTGGATTGATGAAGAAGTAATTATCTTTTCTGCAAATAAATTAGGAACAACAAGACTTGCCTTAGTGAAAATGAGTGAGGTTAGATTTCAAAATCCCGCTAATATTGGAGATATTCTAGTTATTGGAACTGAACTTGTAAAAATAGGAAGAACTTCAATTACTGTAAAGTGTGAGTTGAAAAATAAAACTACAAATAAAGTGATTGTTACAGTTGATGAAGTTGTTATGGTTAATTTAGATTATAACAAACAACCAACACCACATGGACTTCCAGAGCCAGATTAA
- a CDS encoding phytanoyl-CoA dioxygenase family protein — MKLTQEQIEQFNKDGFLLIRNFADESLCDEILEKAKIHLENKVEPIESEQEYQRVKDTAVTVRRLRQVFDREKVFQDWMTNKEIRPMLKQLLNDTPVLTLAHHNSIMTKMPKDSTRTTWHQDRRYWNFENDDLISVWLSLDEEYLENGLLEFIPGSHKIDLKKEQFDETTSFRDDIDENKKLIQKAVHYNLNKGDIVLFHCRTLHHAHKNETNSAKISFVYTVKAQSNKAIKNTRSDFKEIILED, encoded by the coding sequence ATGAAACTAACGCAAGAACAAATTGAACAATTTAATAAAGATGGATTTTTACTTATCAGAAATTTTGCAGATGAAAGTCTTTGTGATGAAATTTTAGAAAAAGCCAAAATTCATCTTGAAAATAAAGTAGAACCAATAGAGAGTGAACAGGAGTATCAAAGAGTAAAAGATACTGCTGTTACAGTTAGAAGATTAAGACAAGTATTTGATAGAGAAAAAGTATTTCAAGATTGGATGACTAATAAAGAGATTAGACCAATGTTAAAACAATTACTAAATGATACTCCTGTTTTAACTCTTGCACACCACAACTCTATCATGACAAAAATGCCAAAAGATAGTACTAGAACTACATGGCATCAAGATAGAAGATACTGGAATTTTGAAAATGATGATTTAATTAGTGTTTGGCTTAGCTTAGATGAAGAGTATTTAGAAAATGGTCTTTTAGAATTTATTCCAGGTTCTCATAAAATAGATTTAAAAAAAGAGCAGTTTGATGAAACTACAAGTTTTAGAGATGATATAGATGAAAATAAAAAACTAATACAAAAAGCAGTTCACTATAATTTAAATAAAGGTGATATTGTTTTATTTCATTGTAGAACACTTCATCATGCTCATAAAAATGAGACAAATAGTGCTAAAATCTCATTTGTTTATACAGTAAAAGCACAAAGTAATAAAGCTATAAAAAATACAAGAAGTGATTTTAAAGAGATAATATTAGAAGATTAA
- the sucD gene encoding succinate--CoA ligase subunit alpha, translating into MAILLDENTKIMCQGMTGTQGSFHTQKALEYGTNMVCGVVPKKRGLTHLGLPMYNSVRCGIDLTGANASVIYVPAPFCKDSIIEAAENGIELIVCITEGIPVKDMLDAKAAVDANGARLIGPNCPGVITPGIGKMGIMPGEIHKVGSVGIVSRSGTLTYEAVNQSTLAGLGQSTCVGIGGDPIPGSDFIDILKLFEEDEQTESIVMIGEIGGTKEEQAAEYIKKYITKPVVSYIAGVTAPKGKRMGHAGAIIDGGSGKAEDKYRALEAAGVTTVKTITHIKDALLEVTKK; encoded by the coding sequence ATGGCTATTTTACTTGATGAAAATACAAAAATTATGTGTCAAGGTATGACTGGTACACAAGGTAGTTTTCATACACAAAAAGCACTTGAATATGGCACAAATATGGTTTGTGGTGTTGTTCCTAAAAAAAGAGGTTTAACTCATCTTGGTCTTCCTATGTATAATAGTGTTAGATGTGGAATTGATTTAACAGGAGCAAATGCAAGTGTAATTTATGTTCCTGCACCTTTTTGTAAAGATTCTATAATTGAAGCTGCTGAAAATGGTATTGAACTAATAGTTTGTATTACAGAAGGAATTCCAGTAAAAGATATGCTTGATGCAAAAGCAGCAGTTGATGCAAATGGTGCAAGATTAATTGGACCAAATTGTCCAGGTGTTATTACTCCGGGAATTGGTAAAATGGGTATTATGCCAGGAGAAATACACAAAGTTGGAAGTGTTGGAATTGTATCAAGATCAGGAACACTAACATATGAAGCAGTAAATCAATCAACTTTAGCAGGTCTTGGTCAAAGTACTTGTGTAGGTATTGGAGGAGATCCAATTCCAGGAAGTGATTTTATTGATATTTTAAAACTATTTGAAGAAGATGAACAAACAGAATCAATAGTAATGATTGGTGAAATTGGTGGAACAAAAGAAGAACAAGCAGCTGAATATATTAAAAAATATATAACTAAACCTGTTGTTTCTTATATCGCTGGTGTTACTGCACCAAAAGGCAAAAGAATGGGACATGCAGGAGCAATTATTGATGGTGGAAGTGGTAAAGCTGAAGATAAATATAGAGCATTAGAAGCAGCTGGTGTTACTACTGTTAAAACTATTACACATATAAAAGATGCACTTTTAGAAGTTACAAAAAAATGA
- the sucC gene encoding ADP-forming succinate--CoA ligase subunit beta: protein MNLHEYQAKNLFRKYNIPTTCGKLLTHSSQLDDIFETLGDENLVIKAQVHAGGRGKAGGVVLTKTKKEAKEVANRLLGSRLVTYQTSKEGQPVNSLYIEKPCEFDKQLYLAFVIDRSSQRITIMTSIEGGVEIEEVAKNDPKKILKSKINPVVGIMPYQCRQIAFDLGLDDHQVKQMIPLLQNMYKMFLDNDLSLIEVNPLVITKQGDLVCLDGKVQVDNSALFRQKQLNEIRDETQEDARELQAEKMQLNYVSLDGNIGCMVNGAGLAMATMDLIKTYGGEPANFLDVGGSTNEQRVIEAFKIILSDKKVNGILINIFGGIVRCDVIANGIIAAVDKMDMNIPLVVRLEGTNAKEGLKLIRESGLNIVEEQDLDKATKKIIELTEGN, encoded by the coding sequence ATGAATTTACATGAATATCAAGCGAAAAATCTATTTAGAAAATACAATATTCCTACTACTTGTGGAAAACTTTTAACACATAGTTCACAACTTGATGATATATTTGAAACACTAGGTGATGAAAACTTAGTTATTAAAGCACAAGTTCATGCAGGTGGAAGAGGAAAAGCTGGTGGAGTTGTACTTACAAAAACAAAAAAAGAAGCAAAAGAAGTTGCAAATAGACTACTTGGTAGTAGACTAGTAACTTATCAAACATCAAAAGAGGGACAACCTGTTAACTCTTTATATATAGAGAAACCTTGTGAGTTTGATAAACAACTATATTTAGCTTTTGTTATTGATAGAAGTAGCCAAAGAATTACTATTATGACTTCAATTGAAGGTGGAGTTGAAATAGAAGAAGTTGCAAAAAATGACCCTAAAAAGATTTTAAAAAGTAAAATAAATCCTGTTGTTGGAATTATGCCTTATCAATGTAGACAAATTGCATTTGATTTAGGTTTAGATGACCATCAAGTAAAACAGATGATTCCACTTTTACAAAATATGTATAAAATGTTTTTGGATAATGATTTATCATTAATTGAAGTTAACCCTTTAGTTATTACTAAACAAGGTGATTTAGTATGTTTAGATGGAAAAGTTCAAGTTGATAACTCAGCACTTTTTAGACAAAAACAATTAAATGAAATTAGAGATGAAACACAAGAAGATGCAAGAGAACTTCAAGCAGAGAAAATGCAATTAAATTATGTTTCACTTGATGGAAATATTGGTTGTATGGTAAATGGTGCAGGTTTAGCAATGGCAACAATGGATTTAATCAAAACTTATGGTGGAGAGCCTGCAAACTTTTTAGATGTTGGTGGTAGCACAAATGAACAAAGAGTTATTGAAGCTTTTAAAATCATACTATCAGATAAAAAAGTAAATGGAATTCTAATTAATATATTTGGTGGAATTGTAAGATGTGATGTTATTGCTAATGGTATTATAGCAGCAGTTGACAAAATGGATATGAATATTCCACTTGTAGTTAGACTTGAAGGTACAAATGCAAAAGAGGGTCTAAAACTAATTAGAGAATCTGGATTAAATATTGTTGAAGAACAAGATTTAGACAAAGCAACTAAAAAAATTATTGAATTAACAGAAGGGAACTAA
- a CDS encoding DUF1653 domain-containing protein encodes MKEKEIKLHEKYIHYKNLKTYIPINFCKIQKNDIWIEAIIYKADDESLYVRDKEEFINKFSLKSN; translated from the coding sequence ATGAAAGAAAAAGAAATAAAGTTACATGAAAAATATATACACTATAAAAATCTCAAAACTTATATTCCAATAAATTTTTGCAAAATACAAAAAAATGATATTTGGATTGAGGCTATTATATATAAAGCAGACGATGAAAGCTTATACGTAAGAGATAAAGAAGAGTTTATAAATAAATTCTCTTTAAAATCAAACTAA
- a CDS encoding aldehyde dehydrogenase family protein has protein sequence MSKMIDVTSPFDDSVVGQVPFSTQEEVEAALDLAHSTFLDRKNWLPKYKRIEILEKLAQIMSSQVEDLTKLCASEGGKPYVDSKVEVLRAINSVKLAIEHLGAYEGKEVAMGQTPTSANRIAYTLKEPIGVTVAISAFNHPFNLAIGQVIPAVAVGCPVIIRPATQTPMSALKVVAMLEEAGLPKGWAQGIVCDRHGSEFLATSPKTSFLTFIGSASVGWYLSSKVAPGTRVALEHGGVAPVIVAKDADIDTMIPDLAKGGFYHAGQVCVSVQRVYVDESICEEVATKLAAAASKLVVGNQLDPKTEVGPLINNGEVDRVEEWVNDAVAKGAKVLVGGKRISASCFEPTVLLNPSEDSLVSQKEVFGPVVCVYSYKDIDEAIARANSLAVSFQAAVFSKNIDTCFKCVKELNGTAVMVNDHTAFRVDWMPFGGAKESGIGVGGISHVMDEMSNEKMMVIKSPVL, from the coding sequence CATTTGATGATAGCGTAGTTGGACAAGTTCCTTTTAGTACACAAGAAGAAGTAGAGGCAGCTTTAGATTTAGCACACTCTACTTTTCTTGATAGAAAAAACTGGCTTCCAAAATATAAAAGAATTGAAATTTTAGAAAAATTAGCTCAAATTATGTCTTCACAAGTTGAAGATTTAACTAAACTTTGTGCAAGCGAAGGTGGTAAACCTTACGTTGATTCAAAAGTTGAAGTATTAAGAGCAATCAATAGTGTTAAACTTGCTATTGAGCATTTAGGTGCATACGAAGGTAAAGAAGTTGCAATGGGACAAACTCCTACTTCTGCAAATAGAATTGCTTATACACTAAAAGAACCTATTGGTGTAACAGTTGCTATTTCTGCATTTAACCACCCATTTAACTTAGCAATTGGACAAGTTATTCCTGCTGTTGCAGTTGGTTGTCCAGTAATTATTAGACCTGCTACACAAACTCCAATGTCAGCTTTAAAAGTAGTTGCTATGCTTGAAGAAGCTGGATTACCAAAAGGTTGGGCTCAAGGTATTGTTTGTGATAGACATGGTAGTGAATTCTTAGCTACTTCTCCTAAAACTTCATTCTTAACTTTTATTGGTTCTGCTTCTGTTGGTTGGTACTTAAGTTCAAAAGTAGCTCCAGGTACTAGAGTAGCATTAGAACATGGTGGTGTTGCACCAGTTATTGTTGCTAAAGATGCAGATATTGATACAATGATTCCTGATTTAGCAAAAGGTGGTTTCTACCATGCTGGTCAAGTTTGTGTATCTGTTCAAAGAGTATACGTTGATGAATCTATTTGTGAAGAAGTTGCAACTAAATTAGCTGCTGCTGCATCTAAACTTGTAGTTGGAAATCAATTAGACCCTAAAACTGAAGTTGGTCCATTAATTAACAATGGTGAAGTTGATAGAGTTGAAGAATGGGTAAATGATGCTGTTGCTAAAGGTGCAAAAGTATTAGTTGGTGGAAAAAGAATTTCAGCTTCTTGTTTTGAACCAACTGTATTATTAAATCCATCAGAAGATTCATTAGTATCTCAAAAAGAAGTATTCGGACCAGTAGTTTGTGTTTACTCTTATAAAGATATTGATGAAGCAATTGCAAGAGCAAACTCTTTAGCTGTTTCTTTCCAAGCAGCTGTATTTAGTAAAAACATTGACACTTGTTTCAAATGTGTTAAAGAATTAAATGGTACTGCAGTTATGGTAAATGACCATACAGCATTCAGAGTTGACTGGATGCCATTTGGTGGTGCTAAAGAGAGTGGTATCGGTGTTGGTGGTATTTCTCATGTTATGGATGAGATGTCAAATGAAAAAATGATGGTTATCAAATCACCTGTACTATAA